A single region of the Nocardioides aurantiacus genome encodes:
- the glp gene encoding gephyrin-like molybdotransferase Glp yields MSSPPRETRPIPPEDYLRRVLEVVTPLEAAERPLLDALGLPVAEDVHADVPLPVFDNSSMDGYAVAFRDVAEATAERPVHLPVVGEIAAGQTTIHTLTPGTAVRIMTGAPVPTGATAVVPFEWTTEEGRQVVVSQAPEEGQHVRRSGEEVARGDLLMRRGEVVGTRQVGLLAALGRGRVATAPRPRVVVMSTGLELVEPGKPLQGAQIYDSNSYLLAAAVRAHGGIAYRATATTDDPDQFADALADQLLRADMVVTSGGVSKGTHDVVKEVLRELGTVEFLEVAMQPGKPQGFGVVGEDRTPIFTLPGNPVSAYVSFESFVAPALRRMTGHARVEPVLRAGVLTEAVRSMRGKTQLLRARVEHSGGRLLLTPVGGPGSHLIAGLAQADALVVLDADVTAVSQGDVVPALLLDRVAGS; encoded by the coding sequence ATGTCCTCGCCGCCCCGTGAGACCCGCCCGATCCCGCCCGAGGACTACCTCCGCCGGGTCCTCGAGGTCGTCACCCCGCTCGAGGCCGCCGAGCGGCCGCTGCTCGACGCCCTCGGCCTGCCCGTCGCCGAGGACGTCCATGCCGACGTCCCGCTGCCGGTCTTCGACAACTCCTCCATGGACGGCTACGCCGTGGCGTTCCGCGACGTCGCCGAGGCCACCGCCGAGCGCCCGGTGCACCTGCCGGTCGTGGGCGAGATCGCCGCCGGGCAGACCACGATCCACACCCTGACCCCCGGCACCGCCGTACGCATCATGACCGGGGCGCCGGTGCCGACCGGCGCGACCGCGGTGGTGCCCTTCGAGTGGACCACGGAGGAGGGGCGCCAGGTCGTCGTCTCCCAGGCTCCCGAGGAGGGCCAGCACGTACGCCGCTCCGGCGAGGAGGTCGCGCGCGGCGACCTGCTGATGCGCCGGGGCGAGGTCGTCGGCACCCGCCAGGTCGGGCTGCTCGCCGCGCTGGGCCGCGGCCGGGTCGCGACCGCCCCCCGGCCCCGCGTCGTGGTCATGTCCACCGGCCTCGAGCTCGTCGAGCCCGGCAAGCCCCTGCAGGGTGCCCAGATCTACGACTCCAACAGCTACCTCCTCGCCGCGGCCGTCCGCGCCCACGGCGGCATCGCCTACCGGGCCACCGCCACCACCGACGACCCCGACCAGTTCGCCGACGCGCTGGCCGACCAGCTGCTGCGCGCCGACATGGTCGTCACCAGCGGCGGCGTGTCCAAGGGCACCCACGACGTGGTCAAGGAGGTGCTGCGCGAGCTCGGCACGGTGGAGTTCCTGGAGGTCGCGATGCAGCCCGGCAAGCCGCAGGGTTTCGGGGTGGTGGGGGAGGACCGGACGCCGATCTTCACGTTGCCGGGCAACCCGGTCTCGGCGTACGTCTCCTTCGAGTCGTTCGTCGCGCCCGCGCTGCGCCGGATGACCGGCCACGCCCGGGTCGAGCCGGTGCTGCGTGCCGGCGTCCTCACCGAGGCGGTGCGCTCGATGCGCGGCAAGACCCAGCTGCTGCGTGCCCGGGTGGAGCACTCGGGCGGGCGGCTGCTGCTGACTCCCGTCGGCGGCCCCGGCTCCCACCTGATCGCCGGGCTCGCGCAGGCCGACGCGCTGGTCGTGCTCGACGCCGACGTCACGGCCGTCTCGCAGGGCGACGTCGTGCCCGCGCTGCTGCTGGACCGGGTGGCGGGCTCGTGA
- the moaC gene encoding cyclic pyranopterin monophosphate synthase MoaC, producing the protein MSAPPEETGGTRLTHVDEQGAARMVDVGDKDVTSRSATASGRVLVSAQVVALLRGEGVPKGDALGVARVAGIMAAKRTPDLVPLCHPLAISGVTVDLEVEDDAVAVRATVRTTDRTGVEMEALTAVSVAALTVVDMVKAVDKGAVITDVRVEEKLGGKSGTWRRG; encoded by the coding sequence GTGAGCGCGCCGCCGGAGGAGACCGGGGGGACCCGCCTCACCCACGTCGACGAGCAGGGCGCCGCGCGCATGGTCGACGTCGGCGACAAGGACGTCACCTCGCGCAGCGCGACCGCGTCGGGGCGCGTGCTCGTCTCCGCGCAGGTCGTGGCGCTGCTGCGCGGCGAGGGCGTGCCCAAGGGCGACGCGCTCGGCGTGGCCCGCGTCGCCGGCATCATGGCCGCCAAGCGCACCCCCGACCTCGTGCCGCTGTGCCACCCGCTCGCGATCTCCGGCGTCACCGTCGACCTCGAGGTGGAGGACGACGCCGTGGCGGTCCGTGCCACCGTGCGCACCACCGACCGCACGGGGGTGGAGATGGAGGCGCTGACGGCCGTCTCGGTCGCGGCGCTCACGGTGGTCGACATGGTCAAGGCCGTGGACAAGGGCGCGGTCATCACCGACGTCCGCGTCGAGGAGAAGCTCGGCGGCAAGAGCGGGACGTGGCGCCGTGGCTGA
- a CDS encoding MogA/MoaB family molybdenum cofactor biosynthesis protein — MPAAVVVASNRAAAGVYDDTTGPLIVEALRADGWTVGDPVVVRDGEPVAEAIRAALDAGARAVLTTGGTGLTPTDLTPEVTRPLLRREVPGIAEAIRAHGTAKGVPTAALSRGLAGVAGQALVVNLPGSRGGVRDGLAVVVPLLRHAVEQIVGSDH, encoded by the coding sequence CTGCCCGCCGCCGTCGTCGTCGCGTCCAACCGCGCCGCGGCCGGGGTGTACGACGACACCACCGGCCCGCTCATCGTCGAGGCCCTGCGGGCCGACGGCTGGACGGTCGGCGACCCGGTCGTCGTGCGCGACGGGGAGCCGGTCGCCGAGGCCATCCGGGCCGCCCTCGACGCCGGCGCCCGCGCCGTCCTGACCACCGGCGGCACCGGCCTGACCCCGACCGACCTGACCCCCGAGGTCACCCGGCCGCTGCTGAGGCGCGAGGTCCCGGGCATCGCCGAGGCGATCCGCGCGCACGGGACGGCCAAGGGCGTCCCGACGGCGGCGCTCTCGCGCGGCCTCGCCGGGGTCGCCGGCCAGGCGCTGGTCGTCAACCTCCCGGGGTCGCGGGGCGGGGTCAGGGACGGTCTCGCGGTCGTCGTGCCCCTGCTGCGGCACGCCGTGGAGCAGATCGTCGGGAGCGACCACTGA
- a CDS encoding GNAT family N-acetyltransferase: MVLESAGVRLRPITQADRHTWRRVRQANSAWLGPWDATAPSRSQAQPRSFAAMVRTMRREARAGRQLPFVVELDGRFVGQLTVSNVLRGSAQLASVGYWVDEAYAGRGVVTRAVALVVDHCFGPVGLHRIEVAIRPENASSLRVVEKLGFAEVGYARRYLHIDGEWRDHRLFALTQEDVPEGLLVRLEQGVREGPGARDPQQSQE; the protein is encoded by the coding sequence GTGGTGCTGGAGTCGGCCGGCGTCCGGCTGCGTCCGATCACCCAGGCCGACCGGCACACCTGGCGCCGCGTGCGGCAGGCCAACTCGGCGTGGCTCGGCCCCTGGGACGCCACCGCGCCGTCGCGCTCGCAGGCCCAGCCGCGCTCGTTCGCCGCGATGGTGCGCACCATGCGCCGCGAGGCGCGCGCGGGCCGGCAGCTGCCGTTCGTGGTCGAGCTGGACGGCCGCTTCGTCGGCCAGCTCACGGTCAGCAACGTGCTGCGCGGCTCGGCGCAGCTCGCCTCGGTCGGCTACTGGGTCGACGAGGCGTACGCCGGCCGCGGCGTCGTCACCCGCGCCGTCGCCCTGGTCGTCGACCACTGCTTCGGCCCGGTCGGCCTGCACCGCATCGAGGTCGCCATCCGTCCCGAGAACGCCTCCTCGCTGCGCGTCGTGGAGAAGCTGGGCTTCGCCGAGGTCGGCTACGCCCGGCGCTACCTGCACATCGACGGGGAGTGGCGCGACCACCGGCTCTTCGCCCTGACCCAGGAGGACGTGCCCGAAGGGCTGCTGGTCCGCCTCGAGCAGGGCGTGCGTGAGGGCCCCGGCGCACGGGATCCACAGCAGTCACAGGAGTGA
- a CDS encoding sugar porter family MFS transporter, producing the protein MTQTEDRSEAQEGALNGLMLVVAVVSAVSGLLYGYDTGIISGALLQISEEFSLGNGLEQAIAAGILLGAVIGALGGSLLSERWGRHRTILLICSIFVSGSLLCAISPSPVLLALARVLLGVAVGGATQTVPMYVAEMAPARLRGRLVLCFQLAIGVGIVISTLVGATELVDWRVSIGAAAVPALIMLLLQLRLPESPRWLVKQGRRDEAEAVLRRVRPDGYPVEQELEEIVEVEERKAETKVRDRGWSGLRRPWVRPALVIGCGIAALTQLSGIEMIIYYAPTILTDNGFSTTAALRVSVALGVTYLLAQVVGLMIVDRVGRRRLTMVMVPGAALSLFVLGTFFVTGNAGQDNVPFIVTCLIVFMLFNAGGLQLMGWLTGSEIYPLAVRGAGTAVQSATLWGTNLLITLTLLTMIEVLGVGQVFWLYGLFNVAAWIFVWRLMPELTGHSLEDIESHLAEGRFTPADFTERRTA; encoded by the coding sequence ATGACCCAGACCGAGGACCGCAGCGAGGCGCAGGAAGGTGCGCTCAACGGGCTGATGCTCGTGGTGGCCGTCGTCTCGGCCGTGAGCGGGCTGCTCTACGGCTACGACACCGGCATCATCTCCGGCGCGCTGCTGCAGATCTCCGAGGAGTTCTCGCTCGGCAACGGGCTGGAGCAGGCCATCGCCGCCGGCATCCTGCTGGGCGCGGTGATCGGCGCCCTCGGTGGCAGCCTGCTCTCCGAGCGCTGGGGCCGGCACCGCACCATCCTGCTGATCTGCTCGATCTTCGTCTCCGGCAGCCTGCTCTGCGCGATCTCACCGAGCCCGGTGCTGCTGGCGCTGGCCCGGGTGCTGCTGGGCGTCGCCGTGGGCGGGGCCACCCAGACGGTCCCGATGTACGTCGCGGAGATGGCGCCGGCGCGGCTGCGCGGGCGGCTGGTGCTGTGCTTCCAGCTCGCGATCGGCGTCGGCATCGTGATCTCGACCCTCGTCGGTGCCACGGAGCTGGTCGACTGGCGGGTGTCGATCGGCGCGGCCGCCGTACCCGCCCTGATCATGCTGCTGCTCCAGCTGCGGCTGCCCGAGAGCCCGCGGTGGCTGGTCAAGCAGGGGCGGCGCGACGAGGCCGAGGCCGTGCTGCGCCGGGTGCGCCCCGACGGCTACCCGGTCGAGCAGGAGCTCGAGGAGATCGTCGAGGTCGAGGAGCGCAAGGCCGAGACGAAGGTGCGCGACCGCGGGTGGAGCGGGCTGAGGCGCCCCTGGGTGCGCCCCGCGCTCGTCATCGGCTGCGGCATCGCGGCGCTGACCCAGCTGTCCGGGATCGAGATGATCATCTACTACGCGCCCACGATCCTGACCGACAACGGCTTCAGCACGACGGCCGCGCTGCGGGTCAGCGTCGCGCTGGGCGTGACCTACCTGCTGGCGCAGGTGGTCGGCCTCATGATCGTCGACCGCGTCGGTCGCCGCCGGCTGACCATGGTGATGGTGCCGGGAGCGGCGCTGAGCCTGTTCGTGCTGGGGACGTTCTTCGTCACCGGCAACGCCGGGCAGGACAACGTCCCCTTCATCGTCACCTGCCTCATCGTCTTCATGCTGTTCAACGCCGGTGGCCTGCAGCTGATGGGCTGGCTGACGGGGTCGGAGATCTACCCCCTGGCGGTCCGTGGCGCGGGCACGGCGGTGCAGTCGGCGACCCTGTGGGGCACCAACCTGCTGATCACGCTGACGCTGCTGACCATGATCGAGGTCCTCGGCGTGGGCCAGGTGTTCTGGCTCTACGGGCTGTTCAACGTCGCGGCGTGGATCTTCGTGTGGCGGCTGATGCCCGAGCTGACCGGCCACAGCCTGGAGGACATCGAGTCCCACCTGGCCGAGGGCCGCTTCACGCCGGCCGACTTCACGGAGCGTCGTACGGCCTGA
- the rsmI gene encoding 16S rRNA (cytidine(1402)-2'-O)-methyltransferase — translation MSDPRESSHLSGGGVLVLAGTPIGRPEDASPRLATELRGADVVAAEDTRRLRRLAGDLGVEIPGRVVSYFEGNEHLRTDALVEALVAGERVVLVTDAGMPSVSDPGYRLVAAAIERDVTVTSLPGPSAVLTALAVSGLPVDRFCFEGFLPRKAGERLRRLQAMADEERTLVFFEAPHRTAAALAALAEAFGDDRRAVVCRELTKTHEEVRRGTLAELVAWAEDGVRGEVTLVVEGAEPPAAVTDPVALAALVAAEEAVGVPRKQAIGDVARRSGVPKRLVYDAVHRP, via the coding sequence ATGAGCGATCCGCGCGAGTCCTCCCACCTGTCCGGGGGCGGCGTGCTGGTCCTGGCCGGCACCCCGATCGGCCGCCCCGAGGACGCCTCGCCACGGCTGGCGACCGAGCTGCGCGGCGCCGACGTGGTCGCGGCCGAGGACACCCGGCGGCTGCGGCGGTTGGCCGGCGACCTGGGCGTGGAGATCCCCGGTCGGGTCGTGTCCTACTTCGAGGGCAACGAGCACCTGCGCACCGACGCCCTGGTCGAGGCCCTGGTGGCCGGCGAGCGGGTGGTGCTGGTGACCGACGCGGGCATGCCGAGCGTCTCGGACCCCGGCTACCGCCTCGTCGCCGCCGCGATCGAGCGCGACGTGACCGTCACCAGCCTGCCCGGCCCCTCGGCGGTGCTGACCGCGCTCGCCGTCTCGGGGCTGCCGGTCGACCGGTTCTGCTTCGAGGGCTTCCTGCCGCGCAAGGCGGGCGAGCGGCTGCGGCGGCTGCAGGCGATGGCCGACGAGGAGCGCACCCTGGTCTTCTTCGAGGCCCCGCACCGCACCGCCGCCGCGCTGGCTGCGCTGGCCGAGGCCTTCGGTGACGACCGTCGTGCGGTGGTGTGCCGCGAGCTGACCAAGACCCACGAGGAGGTACGCCGCGGCACGCTGGCCGAGCTGGTCGCCTGGGCCGAGGACGGCGTCCGCGGCGAGGTCACCCTCGTCGTCGAGGGTGCCGAGCCGCCCGCGGCGGTCACCGACCCGGTCGCCCTGGCCGCCCTGGTGGCGGCCGAGGAGGCGGTCGGGGTGCCGCGCAAGCAGGCGATCGGCGACGTCGCGCGCCGCTCCGGGGTGCCCAAGCGCCTCGTGTACGACGCGGTGCACCGCCCGTGA
- a CDS encoding TatD family hydrolase has translation MSAVLDGRPGLPEPLPHPVVDNHCHLDVARGDEAPLAVADALAAAAEVGVTRIVQVGCDLPGARWAAATAETHDQVVAAVALHPNEAPLLSRQGRLAEALAEVRRLAAGSDRVRAVGETGLDHFRTGPEGRAVQEESFRAHVAMSKELDRTLVIHDRDAHDDVLRVLDDVGAPERWVMHCFSGDAAFARACLDRGAHLSFAGTVTFKNADPLREALRVTPLDRVLVETDAPYLTPVPHRGRTNASYLVPLTVRAMAEITGVPLRELCEAVESNTFAAFGGAWGA, from the coding sequence GTGAGCGCCGTGCTCGACGGGCGGCCGGGCCTGCCCGAGCCGCTGCCGCACCCCGTGGTCGACAACCACTGCCACCTCGACGTCGCCCGGGGCGACGAGGCGCCGCTGGCGGTCGCCGACGCGCTCGCCGCCGCCGCCGAGGTCGGGGTGACGCGGATCGTCCAGGTCGGCTGCGACCTGCCCGGCGCCCGCTGGGCCGCGGCGACCGCCGAGACGCACGACCAGGTCGTCGCGGCCGTCGCGCTGCACCCCAACGAGGCGCCGCTGCTCAGCCGTCAGGGCCGGCTGGCCGAGGCCCTGGCGGAGGTACGCCGCCTGGCCGCGGGCAGCGACCGGGTGCGGGCGGTGGGGGAGACCGGGCTCGACCACTTCCGGACCGGGCCCGAGGGACGGGCCGTGCAGGAGGAGTCCTTCCGCGCCCACGTGGCGATGAGCAAGGAGCTCGACCGCACCCTGGTGATCCACGACCGTGACGCCCACGACGACGTGCTGCGGGTGCTCGACGACGTCGGCGCCCCCGAGCGCTGGGTGATGCACTGCTTCTCCGGCGACGCGGCGTTCGCGCGGGCGTGCCTGGACCGCGGGGCGCACCTCTCCTTCGCCGGGACGGTCACCTTCAAGAACGCTGACCCGCTCCGCGAGGCGCTCCGCGTGACCCCGCTGGACCGGGTGCTGGTGGAGACCGACGCGCCGTACCTCACCCCCGTCCCGCACCGCGGCCGCACCAACGCCTCCTACCTCGTGCCGCTCACGGTGCGGGCGATGGCGGAGATCACGGGGGTGCCGCTGCGGGAGCTCTGCGAGGCCGTCGAGAGCAACACCTTCGCCGCCTTCGGTGGCGCCTGGGGAGCGTGA
- a CDS encoding resuscitation-promoting factor gives MRARLEHLTKNKTLLVGLAVAVLLGIVGSASAYAGMSKTVTLSVDGERQQVRTFAGSVSDVLAAEGIETGKHDSVVPGPEADVRDGSEIAVRLGRPLTLAVDGEEKTLWTTATKVSSALSQLGLRFGGAALSVSRGTEIDRSGLALEVTTPKKVVLKYGPEKAKRHDLPVSTVGELLAETGVEVDRNDVVRPSRGTELEDGDRVVVVKRGEKTKRVADETIQSGTVRREDDSLAKGRTETVREGRDGVRDVTYKTSFRNGKAVRTVVVSSRVVREPVDAIVKVGTKVEPVAPAAPAAPSTPAASVGGGSVWDSIAACESGGNWAANTGNGYYGGLQFSLGTWQAYGGSGMPHQNSREQQIAVAERVAAAEGGYGAWPHCGAGH, from the coding sequence GTGCGCGCACGCCTTGAGCACCTGACCAAGAACAAGACCCTTCTCGTGGGACTCGCTGTCGCAGTCCTCCTCGGGATCGTCGGCAGCGCCTCGGCGTACGCCGGGATGAGCAAGACCGTCACCCTCTCGGTGGACGGGGAGCGCCAGCAGGTCCGCACCTTCGCCGGCTCCGTGAGCGACGTGCTCGCCGCCGAGGGCATCGAGACCGGGAAGCACGACTCCGTCGTCCCCGGCCCCGAGGCCGACGTGCGGGACGGCTCCGAGATCGCCGTCCGCCTCGGCCGCCCGCTGACGCTCGCCGTCGACGGCGAGGAGAAGACGCTGTGGACCACCGCGACCAAGGTCTCCTCCGCGCTGAGCCAGCTGGGGCTGCGCTTCGGCGGCGCCGCGCTGTCGGTCAGCCGCGGCACCGAGATCGACCGCAGCGGCCTGGCCCTCGAGGTCACCACGCCCAAGAAGGTGGTGCTGAAGTACGGCCCGGAGAAGGCCAAGCGCCACGACCTGCCCGTCAGCACCGTCGGTGAGCTGCTCGCCGAGACCGGCGTCGAGGTGGACCGCAACGACGTCGTGCGCCCCTCGCGGGGCACCGAGCTCGAGGACGGCGACCGCGTGGTCGTGGTCAAGCGCGGCGAGAAGACCAAGCGCGTCGCCGACGAGACCATCCAGTCCGGCACCGTCCGGCGCGAGGACGACTCCCTGGCCAAGGGCAGGACCGAGACGGTCCGCGAGGGCCGCGACGGCGTCCGCGACGTCACCTACAAGACGAGCTTCCGCAACGGCAAGGCCGTGCGCACCGTCGTCGTCAGCTCGCGCGTCGTGCGCGAGCCGGTCGACGCGATCGTCAAGGTCGGCACCAAGGTCGAGCCCGTGGCCCCTGCTGCCCCCGCCGCTCCGTCCACCCCGGCGGCGTCCGTCGGCGGCGGCAGCGTGTGGGACTCCATCGCCGCGTGCGAGTCCGGCGGCAACTGGGCCGCCAACACCGGCAACGGCTACTACGGCGGCCTGCAGTTCAGCCTCGGCACCTGGCAGGCTTACGGCGGGTCGGGCATGCCCCACCAGAACAGCCGTGAGCAGCAGATCGCCGTCGCCGAGCGGGTCGCTGCGGCCGAGGGTGGCTACGGCGCCTGGCCGCACTGCGGGGCCGGTCACTGA
- the rsmA gene encoding 16S rRNA (adenine(1518)-N(6)/adenine(1519)-N(6))-dimethyltransferase RsmA → MTTPSAGPSLLGPAEVRLLADRLDLRPTKQKGQNFVIDPNTVRRIVRDSGIGADDVVLEVGPGLGSLTLALLAVARRVVAVEVDPLLAAELPATVAERAPGQVDAFEVVLADALRIAEVPGPAPTALVANLPYNVSVPVLLHLLGLLPSLERGLVMVQSEVADRLAARPGSKVYGVPSVKASWYADVRRAGAVGRNVFWPAPNVDSGLVAWSRREPPATAVSRGEVFTVVDAGFAHRRKALRASLRELAGSAEASSAALAAAGIDPLTRGEQLVLADFVRLTEALVSVTGRPVVPGAGR, encoded by the coding sequence GTGACGACTCCTTCTGCCGGACCGAGCCTGCTCGGTCCGGCAGAAGTGCGTCTGCTGGCCGACCGGCTCGACCTGCGGCCGACCAAGCAGAAGGGCCAGAACTTCGTCATCGACCCCAACACGGTGCGCCGCATCGTGCGTGACTCCGGCATCGGGGCCGACGACGTGGTGCTCGAGGTCGGTCCCGGCCTGGGGTCGCTGACCCTGGCGCTGCTGGCGGTGGCGCGCCGCGTGGTCGCCGTCGAGGTCGACCCGCTGCTCGCCGCCGAGCTGCCGGCCACCGTCGCCGAGCGGGCGCCCGGCCAGGTCGACGCCTTCGAGGTGGTCCTGGCCGACGCGCTGCGCATCGCCGAGGTGCCCGGCCCGGCGCCGACCGCCCTGGTGGCCAACCTGCCCTACAACGTCTCGGTGCCGGTGCTGCTGCACCTGCTCGGCCTGCTGCCCTCGCTCGAGCGCGGGCTGGTGATGGTGCAGTCCGAGGTCGCCGACCGGCTCGCCGCCCGGCCCGGCTCCAAGGTCTACGGCGTGCCGTCGGTCAAGGCGTCGTGGTACGCCGACGTCCGTCGCGCCGGCGCCGTGGGCCGCAACGTCTTCTGGCCGGCCCCCAACGTCGACTCCGGGCTGGTCGCCTGGAGCCGGCGCGAGCCCCCGGCCACCGCGGTGTCCCGCGGCGAGGTCTTCACCGTCGTCGACGCCGGGTTCGCCCACCGCCGCAAGGCGCTGCGCGCGTCGCTGCGCGAGCTGGCGGGCTCCGCCGAGGCCTCGAGCGCGGCGCTGGCCGCGGCCGGCATCGACCCGCTGACCCGCGGCGAGCAGCTGGTGCTGGCCGACTTCGTGCGCCTGACCGAGGCGCTGGTCTCCGTCACCGGTCGCCCGGTCGTCCCGGGGGCGGGCCGGTGA
- a CDS encoding 4-(cytidine 5'-diphospho)-2-C-methyl-D-erythritol kinase, producing the protein MTVRAAAKVNLVLSVGGPHPDGMHPLDTVYQAISLYDDVRASPAEEWEVGVTPVGGVDCSGVPLDEGNLAVRAGQLLAAHHGLDRAARLDIDKGIPVAGGLAGGSADAAAALVALDRLWHLRTPDDDLLGLAARLGSDVPFALLGGTAHGGGNGEQVTPLADAGDHWWVVVPDEGGLSTPAVYREYDRLHPDAPTTPPASHALLAALADGDHAALAAALHNDLEGPAVSLRPELGERLALVRAHHEGAVLLSGSGPTVLALSSTHEGATQTRRALLEAGVPVVHVATGPVAGAHVVELVG; encoded by the coding sequence GTGACCGTCCGCGCAGCGGCCAAGGTCAACCTCGTGCTCTCGGTCGGCGGGCCCCACCCCGACGGGATGCACCCGCTCGACACCGTCTACCAGGCGATCAGCCTCTACGACGACGTCCGCGCCTCGCCCGCCGAGGAGTGGGAGGTCGGTGTCACCCCGGTCGGCGGGGTCGACTGCTCCGGCGTACCCCTCGACGAGGGCAACCTCGCCGTCCGCGCCGGGCAGCTGCTCGCCGCCCACCACGGCCTGGACCGCGCCGCCCGGCTCGACATCGACAAGGGCATCCCGGTGGCCGGCGGCCTGGCCGGCGGCAGCGCCGACGCCGCCGCGGCCCTGGTGGCGCTGGACCGGCTGTGGCACCTGCGCACCCCCGACGACGACCTGCTCGGACTCGCCGCCCGGCTGGGCAGCGACGTGCCGTTCGCGCTGCTCGGCGGCACCGCCCACGGCGGCGGCAACGGCGAGCAGGTCACCCCGCTCGCCGACGCCGGTGACCACTGGTGGGTGGTCGTGCCCGACGAGGGCGGGCTGTCCACGCCGGCGGTCTACCGCGAGTACGACCGGCTCCACCCCGACGCCCCCACGACCCCGCCCGCGAGCCACGCGCTGCTGGCGGCGCTGGCCGACGGCGACCACGCGGCCCTCGCCGCGGCCCTGCACAACGACCTGGAAGGACCCGCGGTGAGCCTGCGACCCGAGCTCGGCGAGCGACTGGCGCTCGTCCGTGCCCACCACGAGGGCGCGGTGCTGCTCTCCGGCTCCGGCCCGACCGTGCTGGCGCTCTCGAGCACCCACGAGGGGGCGACGCAGACCCGGCGCGCCCTGCTGGAGGCCGGGGTGCCGGTCGTGCACGTCGCCACCGGCCCGGTGGCCGGCGCCCACGTCGTCGAGCTCGTCGGATGA